A genomic segment from Bacillus cereus G9842 encodes:
- a CDS encoding iron-sulfur cluster biosynthesis family protein — translation MYVTVTEAAYKKIMDTIPSEAKYIKLFYDNEGCGCVMSGIIDLVAVAEKDERDVDIESSTMNFIADRTKLVFMDDKLTVDWHEGGGTFQLKSPSQFYNPNMKLHVRV, via the coding sequence ATGTACGTTACTGTAACAGAAGCAGCATATAAAAAGATTATGGATACGATTCCAAGTGAAGCGAAATATATAAAGTTATTTTACGATAATGAGGGTTGCGGTTGTGTCATGAGCGGAATCATCGATTTAGTAGCTGTAGCAGAGAAAGATGAGCGCGATGTGGATATTGAATCAAGCACAATGAATTTTATCGCTGATCGTACAAAGCTTGTATTTATGGACGATAAGTTAACGGTTGATTGGCATGAAGGTGGAGGAACTTTTCAGTTGAAGAGCCCAAGCCAGTTTTATAATCCAAATATGAAATTACACGTTCGAGTATAG